One region of Rhodocaloribacter litoris genomic DNA includes:
- a CDS encoding response regulator produces MTESYSPEKNLRVLLIEDNPDDALLIRLALEQSGYHPQTLQVNTREEYLAVLDERVDVILSDHALPRFNAIEALRLVQEKGLDLPFIIISGVIDEETALEALRLGADDYLLKDRITRLGAAVEHAIEKHRLQRTNRAILTALQESNARFTALAEHMPGLIFQLLTRPDGAPAFLYASPWVQRTFGLAPETLREQADLLLDRIHPEDRPGFFETLHQAGATGTPWQWEGRMQAEDRILWVRGVARPTANPDGTTLWNGLLIDLTEKKRAEQALRQSEVRYRTLFEAAHDAIVILREKHIIDCNRRFLTLLQQPREAVLGRHPADFSPPGFPAGEDPRSVLDRHLEAAPAGKPRSCEWVFRRRDGTTFDAELSIGAFQLDDEVLLQVLVRDITDQKRYEAGLIEARERAEEMSRLKSALLTNMSHEIRTPLTGILGFAEILQDLVSGEARKMADMIQLSARRLMTTLNSVLDLAQLESGSMPLHLQPVNLTEQVQEALHILLPQIKRSGLEVRLHLPDEAVLVWADPGGLGRILLNLISNAVKFTPAGHIEITVACEGDESYVRITDTGVGISEAFLPHIFEAFKQESAGLDRNFEGTGLGLTITHRLVTLMRGRIDVESEKHRGSTFTVHLPLAEATPAETVSTQPAPVPPRAPDTPKARLLVVEDNPETQELFARLLEPGYEITQAMKPDEALEKLKAHPYDAVLMDINLGARLSGEDLLHLLREMPHHARTPVIACTAYALPGDSERFLQEGFDAYLPKPFTRQQLYQILERLLSSAPG; encoded by the coding sequence ATGACCGAGTCGTATTCCCCGGAAAAAAACCTCCGCGTTCTCCTCATCGAGGACAATCCGGACGATGCCCTCCTGATCCGGCTGGCCCTGGAGCAGTCGGGCTATCACCCCCAGACCTTGCAGGTGAACACCCGGGAGGAATACCTGGCCGTGCTGGACGAGCGGGTGGACGTCATCCTCTCCGACCATGCCCTGCCCCGCTTCAACGCGATCGAAGCCTTACGCCTGGTGCAGGAGAAGGGGCTGGACCTGCCCTTCATCATCATCAGCGGCGTCATCGACGAGGAAACGGCGCTGGAAGCCCTGCGTCTGGGCGCGGACGACTACCTGTTGAAGGACCGGATCACCCGGCTGGGCGCGGCCGTGGAACACGCCATCGAGAAGCACCGGCTGCAACGCACCAACCGGGCGATCCTGACGGCCCTGCAGGAGAGTAATGCCCGGTTCACGGCCCTGGCCGAACACATGCCGGGGCTGATCTTCCAGCTGCTGACCCGCCCCGACGGCGCCCCGGCTTTCCTCTACGCCAGTCCCTGGGTGCAGCGCACCTTCGGCCTTGCCCCGGAGACGCTCCGCGAACAGGCCGATCTGCTGCTCGACCGGATCCACCCGGAAGACCGGCCGGGCTTCTTCGAGACGCTCCACCAGGCCGGAGCCACCGGTACCCCCTGGCAGTGGGAAGGCCGCATGCAGGCCGAAGACCGCATCCTCTGGGTGCGCGGGGTGGCCCGCCCGACCGCCAACCCGGACGGCACCACCCTCTGGAACGGGTTGCTCATCGACCTGACCGAAAAGAAACGGGCCGAGCAGGCCCTCCGGCAGAGTGAGGTGCGCTACCGCACCCTGTTCGAAGCCGCCCACGACGCCATCGTCATCCTCCGGGAAAAGCACATCATCGATTGCAACCGGCGCTTCCTCACCCTGCTCCAGCAGCCCCGCGAAGCAGTGCTGGGCCGCCATCCCGCCGACTTCTCCCCGCCCGGCTTCCCCGCCGGCGAAGACCCCCGCAGCGTGCTGGACCGGCACCTGGAGGCCGCGCCGGCCGGCAAGCCCCGCTCGTGCGAATGGGTCTTCCGGCGCCGTGACGGCACCACGTTCGATGCAGAGCTCTCCATCGGGGCCTTCCAGCTCGACGACGAGGTGCTCCTGCAAGTCCTGGTGCGGGACATCACGGATCAAAAACGTTACGAGGCCGGGTTGATCGAGGCCAGGGAGCGGGCCGAAGAGATGAGCCGGCTCAAGAGCGCCCTGCTGACGAACATGAGCCACGAGATCCGTACCCCGCTGACGGGCATCCTCGGCTTTGCCGAGATCCTGCAGGACCTGGTCTCCGGCGAAGCCCGGAAGATGGCCGACATGATCCAGCTCAGCGCCCGTCGCCTGATGACCACGCTCAACTCGGTGCTCGACCTGGCGCAACTGGAATCCGGCTCGATGCCCCTGCACCTTCAGCCGGTGAACCTGACCGAGCAGGTGCAGGAAGCGCTGCACATCCTCCTGCCGCAGATCAAGCGCTCGGGCCTCGAAGTGCGGCTCCACCTGCCCGATGAGGCCGTGCTCGTCTGGGCCGATCCCGGCGGGCTCGGCCGCATTCTGCTCAACCTGATCTCCAATGCCGTCAAGTTCACCCCGGCAGGGCACATCGAGATCACGGTGGCCTGTGAAGGCGACGAGAGCTACGTCCGCATCACCGATACCGGCGTGGGCATCAGCGAGGCGTTCCTGCCCCACATCTTCGAAGCCTTCAAACAGGAGTCGGCCGGCCTGGATCGCAACTTCGAGGGGACCGGGCTGGGCCTGACCATCACGCACCGCCTCGTGACGCTGATGCGGGGGCGCATCGACGTCGAGAGCGAGAAACACCGGGGCAGCACGTTCACGGTCCACCTGCCGCTGGCCGAGGCGACGCCGGCGGAGACCGTTTCCACGCAGCCGGCACCGGTGCCGCCTCGCGCCCCCGACACCCCGAAGGCCCGCCTGCTGGTGGTGGAGGACAACCCGGAGACCCAGGAACTCTTTGCCCGCCTCCTCGAACCGGGCTATGAGATAACCCAGGCCATGAAACCGGACGAAGCGCTGGAAAAGCTGAAGGCGCACCCCTACGATGCCGTCCTGATGGACATCAACCTGGGAGCCCGGCTTTCCGGAGAGGATCTGCTGCACCTGCTCCGCGAGATGCCCCACCATGCCCGAACGCCGGTCATCGCCTGCACGGCCTACGCCCTGCCGGGCGACAGCGAGCGTTTCCTGCAGGAAGGGTTCGATGCCTACCTGCCCAAACCCTTCACCCGGCAGCAACTGTACCAGATCCTGGAACGCCTCCTCTCCTCAGCGCCCGGATGA
- a CDS encoding LytR C-terminal domain-containing protein, whose product MSRFFRSPAPIVWINMSKASTTRGGAWLNVALVVAGAALLLLLYALVARFLFPRTDPVREANPAGLVGEIIQVEVRNGCGVSGLAAQAMHYLRDHGFDVVEVGDHTSFDEAHSFVVDRVGDLEAARKVAHALGIPESRVRQEIRPDYYLDASVVIGKDYATLKPFRAD is encoded by the coding sequence GTGTCGCGTTTTTTTCGCTCGCCCGCTCCCATCGTGTGGATCAACATGAGCAAGGCATCGACGACCCGGGGGGGAGCCTGGCTCAACGTGGCACTCGTTGTGGCCGGGGCGGCGCTGTTGTTGCTGCTCTACGCCCTCGTCGCACGGTTCCTGTTTCCCCGTACGGATCCGGTCCGGGAAGCCAACCCGGCGGGGCTCGTCGGCGAGATCATCCAGGTGGAGGTGCGCAACGGCTGCGGTGTGAGCGGGCTGGCGGCCCAGGCCATGCACTACCTGCGCGATCACGGCTTCGACGTCGTCGAAGTGGGGGACCATACCAGCTTCGACGAAGCCCACTCGTTCGTGGTCGACCGGGTCGGTGACCTGGAGGCGGCCCGCAAGGTGGCCCATGCCCTGGGAATCCCGGAAAGCCGCGTCCGGCAGGAAATCCGCCCCGACTATTACCTCGACGCCTCGGTCGTCATCGGTAAGGATTATGCCACGCTGAAGCCTTTTCGCGCCGATTGA
- a CDS encoding response regulator: MTDKAIEILLVEDNPDDIELTLLALEEYHVLNRVHVVRDGAEALDFIFCRNRYADRDFANKPRVVLLDLKLPLVDGLEVLKTLKQNPTTRQIPVVVLTSSKQETDLVRSYELGVNSYIVKPVDFDQFKEAMRTIGYYWLLLNECPGDLSPPGRGV, encoded by the coding sequence ATGACGGATAAGGCTATCGAGATCCTCCTCGTCGAGGACAACCCGGACGACATCGAACTGACGCTGCTGGCCCTGGAGGAATACCATGTCCTCAACCGGGTCCACGTCGTACGCGACGGCGCCGAAGCCCTCGACTTCATCTTCTGCCGCAACCGGTACGCCGACCGGGACTTCGCCAACAAGCCCCGCGTCGTCCTGCTCGATCTCAAGCTCCCGCTCGTCGACGGGCTGGAAGTGCTCAAAACCCTCAAACAAAACCCGACCACACGCCAGATCCCCGTCGTCGTCCTGACCTCCTCCAAGCAGGAAACCGACCTGGTCAGGAGCTATGAACTGGGCGTCAACAGCTACATCGTCAAGCCGGTCGACTTCGACCAGTTCAAAGAGGCCATGCGTACGATCGGCTACTACTGGCTCCTGCTGAACGAGTGCCCGGGCGATCTGTCCCCGCCTGGGCGGGGCGTTTAA
- the rsfS gene encoding ribosome silencing factor — protein MTASGKTFTPSRTDKKRKRTAHTPVRLLARQAVEAVLSKKAHDVVVMDMRKVSGVADYFVLCTGDSDLQIKAIADAVEERIREACRERPWHREGYEHRQWVLIDYVDLVVHIFNPEKRLFYDLERLWGDAPAERVPDDGDAADVQLLREPAEG, from the coding sequence ATGACTGCTTCCGGCAAGACCTTCACCCCTTCTCGTACCGACAAAAAGCGTAAACGAACGGCGCATACGCCCGTCCGGCTCCTGGCCCGGCAGGCCGTCGAGGCCGTGCTCTCCAAGAAAGCGCATGACGTTGTGGTCATGGACATGCGCAAGGTGAGTGGCGTGGCGGATTACTTCGTGCTCTGCACCGGGGACTCGGACCTGCAGATCAAGGCCATCGCCGACGCGGTGGAGGAGCGTATCCGGGAAGCCTGCCGCGAACGTCCCTGGCACAGGGAAGGGTATGAGCATCGCCAGTGGGTGCTGATCGACTACGTGGACCTGGTGGTGCACATCTTCAATCCGGAGAAGCGCCTCTTCTACGACCTGGAGCGGCTCTGGGGCGATGCCCCGGCGGAGCGCGTCCCGGACGACGGCGATGCCGCCGACGTGCAGCTCCTCCGGGAACCCGCCGAAGGGTGA